Part of the Antedon mediterranea chromosome 6, ecAntMedi1.1, whole genome shotgun sequence genome, TTCTCCAGCACCACATCTCAAAAGCTTCAATTCGTTTTTGATCTGCAGCATTAATTACCCATGTTTCACATGCGTACGTTGCAATTGGAAAAACTAGATCGTTACAACATAATCATTAACTATTACATAAATAGgcctacgcatgcgtataagctaacgctttcgattcgcgcgaacaaattcgcctagtagaaaatcggcttaaaagtcccatttacactaggacaataacgatcgacgataatatatttttttagataaaacaaaagaaattagaaaggttttcgttctagaactattggataatcatttatgctgtctttgatataaataatatttttaaaattccaataaAATGATGTCATGATACATAAAATCAATAACATCGTTGTATGTCACGATAtcattgctcttactaatcatgaagtcatttgattggacgtgtgaaaatacgtgtgaaaatattgttttcatcaaaggaagcagaGATGGTttttctatagttctagaatgaaaggtttttatatttcttttattttatgtatgaaaaatgcatttttgtctatcgtcgatcgttatcgtcctagtgtaaatgggccttaaagaTAAGTAATAATGAACAGAGACTTTACACTGAATTTCAGAACAATAGCGAAAATGATTAGTCTATTATGCGCATGGTGTGAAGTTACTCTGtatgattatattatatcttTATGGCGAACGAACTAAATTCAGAATTGTTCTGAACCGTCACTTAAGTCtatgatttatttaaaattgatattaCTGACATTTCATTATGTACAGATATAAAAGCTCAAGGCATCAGGCACTGCAAAAgggtaaaatattatataaaaaagattATAATATCTCTCATTGCAATtgcacaaaaaatatttaaaactaacATATTATACATTGTCAATACATGAATACAAAACggaatgtaaatttaataagtAAATAAGGTCATTTAAAGGGACTGAGATTATCATGTATAATACACACTATAAAAACCAACTAATATTTCAGTAATGaacacatttgtttgttttgtttataagcATGAGATCTAAACCACAGGAAAATGTTTGGCAATATAAATATTcctatattgataataaaaggATTTAAACGATATATAAATCCAAtgctatataaaacaaaatcaatggtTACATAATAAGCTTTATATGCAAACTAAACATGTATTCAAAActgcctataggcctacatatatcatttttttatacaatataaaaactctgaccaaaacaattaaaaagtaCAACTGTCATCCATTGTTTTATCAACTGATTTATATTTTCTCTGTTTGTTGGTAACTTGGAGGGGGATAATTGGCAGCAGGAGAGAGATAATTGCCAGCAGGAGGGGGATAATTGCCAGCAGAAGGGGGGTAATTTCCAGCTGGAGGCGGGAAATTTCCAGCAGGATAATAACCAGGAGGTGGTTGGTATGGGTAAGCTGGTTGTCCATACTGCATTTGTTGAGCAGGATAGCCTgggaagaaaataaataaataaaagttacaAATTGTGTTCTTGTTGAAATAGGATTGCTATAATGATAATGTCAATCTAATAGATAATAAAACTTCAGTCAGTTTACTCCAGTAATTAGATTTTCAACTCCCATAATAACATAGCCACAAACAGTTACCAGGTACCCGTTTGAACACCTGAGGAAAGGAGGCAAAGTGTTTGCCTAAGAAGACAAGTAGGACCCGACAACCATTGGTCTCAAGAACAATCCAACGCCTAACAAACTTTAGAACAAAGAATAAGCAGGTACAGTAGAAGTTGTCACAACTTAATTACAAAAGTTTGATTTCAACacactgtacatacatttttttctaaattgagTGGGTATTTAAACTAGTTGGCATTAAATCCATTTAgtaatcaaaaaataaatatataattaaaggATATACCTGTCTGAATGACCTGAGTAGTGGTAGTTGGCATGACTTGGTTCGAAACAACAGTCTGATAAAATTAGAACACAAACATTATTTCAAGAATCATTATTTGCTGGTGATAGCACTATGACCTAATGTATAACATCAAGCCActgattaaaacaaaattgtttgtactaatttttaaattaatgaaatgaaGAGTTCTATTTTAAGTACAGTAGATAAAAAATTAGGTGTATGAGAGTAAAAGattgtttatatattgtttatatattcaTTATGTTCAATCTGTATGATGTGAATtcatgtaacaaaaataaattatactgtttcagtttcatttatttatccataaagaaaaaaaaatatcgtaggcctatagaataaaatacattaaaagatGAAAAGGTTCTATCAATAAAAAGCTAAAGTTTGTACGTAGAAATGAATTTAACATTtaacttgtaggcctacagtataatggaatattattgattatgttaattaatatttttgcacatGACCCTAACAAACATATGCGATAACCAGAGATGGTGTTTGTACGTTAcgatacagatacagatgttGCATCAGCGATCTTAACAAATTGAAATTTACCACAATCTGAAATGTTGTTGATGAGTAGTGCAATTAAAATGTAAGTTAGTATACGGGAATGTTGTTGTGACATGTATACTTTGTAATGATATTGAGAGCATACCACAGTAGTGTTTGGTCTGGTACGACAACAGCTGGTTCCTCCACACATGATAGCACTGGCATAAATAGACACAACAAATTCAACGACGGCAATGATGGTCAGTATGATGTTGACAACAAACTTTTcagtataataaaacaaaaaatgactactaataataatattgtttttaatttcaacaTTAGTGTTCATGTTTATTAAACATGGGTATCAAATATacttacatcatcatcataacaaTAACTGTCGTCGAAGGCTTCGGACAAACTCACAGAAAAGTGAGAGACACTGCAAATGGCTGACAAGATGGACATCACCATACAACCAATAATCTAACAACATTAATAACAAAGGAGGAATTAAAGTGGAGCAGAGTGATAAAGAGAAGACACTTTGACATAGTGCGGACACAGTCTTCGTCTAGTCTCTGATAACCCAGCGCAAAGAACTTGTATCCAAAACCATTAGAAAAATCAAGACCAAGACGACAACCCAACACTACCtggataaaataattatagagAATGATACGGAAAAAAAACCAACTACAGTAAGTCTACTATGCGTATTCTGGCCAAGATGTCGTGATGATGAAAATTTCTTAGAAATATGGCTTTACCAATTCACAGAGCTAAAACACATCATTGTCATGTTCgtatatactatttttaaacTTGAGTAACCTGTAAATTACACTGTGTCACATGACAGAGTCACTTTTCTCTAATATGGCTTTCCATGCATTATACCACCATTAGTTTAATGCTTTTTGTCTTACGTGGGTTCATCCAACTTTTATTACTTccataaatacataatataataattttacagtacagtTCTTTTGAGTTCatcttttttattgttatcTTTGAACACTtaactttttttgtttatttacagttaaacatattatgtttagagtatttacctttttttttttaatccataaTTTATTTTCCAACTAAATACATAGTTTATTTTCCAACTAAATACATACTTTTATGTTCAACATACATTTCTACTAATGTTATTccatttacatatattttatagcataaacataatttgatttaaaaaaaattatgtttgtatCATCATACATATATTTTCTgcttgaatttttaaaattatgttaacTCATAAGATAATTTAtcaacatgttttattttttaaaactttctgtattatctatacagtatataatctTTGCTTGTATTCTTCtcctattacatttttttttctagttatccattaatatacatattttgtattcgttaacatacatttttttttttggcatttacatatattttcacttacattacatatttttttttttttaatatattttgaaaa contains:
- the LOC140052364 gene encoding uncharacterized protein, whose amino-acid sequence is MPAAQTVQYHHQSGPITSANLNDVSAKVNGWIQIIFAVLSIILGVVAIVTCNTSSGTAIWCGTGFYLPAGILGVIAGHQKQSCPIIGCMVMSILSAICSVSHFSVSLSEAFDDSYCYDDDFVVNIILTIIAVVEFVVSIYASAIMCGGTSCCRTRPNTTVTVVSNQVMPTTTTQVIQTGYPAQQMQYGQPAYPYQPPPGYYPAGNFPPPAGNYPPSAGNYPPPAGNYLSPAANYPPPSYQQTEKI